The Dreissena polymorpha isolate Duluth1 chromosome 9, UMN_Dpol_1.0, whole genome shotgun sequence genome contains the following window.
AGGACACTAATTGTTCGtatttgtttttgaatttgtaCGAAACGCTTGTAACAAAAGGTTATAAATACATGTCTACGCCGATTAACTAGTGATTATCCTACTAATCAATAATACTCTTTATTGATTATCAAGTTTGCAAATATAATCgaaatatattaatgtttaagAATTGTACCATAGTGAAGAAATTAATTCAATTTACCTCGCTTTTTATTTGACGTCTCCGCTGAAATTAAAAGGTAACGCATTTTACTCACGAGTATAATCCGGATTCTAGAAACATATAGGATTGACAATACAaacttttaacaattaaaaaacgtTTAAGTAAGTAAAAGTAAAACGTCAAACAGTGTTGGCTTGTAAGGCTTATTAGTTGCACATTTGAATGAAACTTAAACAAAGTTTACTATGTTTATATTGTACTAGGTATTTACTTTATGTTTAttgaatacatgtaaataattttatatgatcACATAAAACACTTAAGGTTATGTGCAGATATCTAAGAAAGAATGTAGAATAAcgatacaataataataaaagttgcataaaatgtatatatgattaaaacaacacaatatatacCTGTGTCCTTACCGCTTAGTACGTGGACTTTCGTATTAGCAATATGCATATTGGACGACCTACAAACATACACACCACTGTCTTCCATGGTCGCTTTATCTATGCTCAAAATACTAGTAAACGTTTTATGAGCCATTGACAGTTGCTTTAACAGTTTTACACCCTTATGTTTTTCCGACGTTACTTTTTCACCGTTTCGGAACCAGTCTATCTCGTCCGGGGTATAGTGCTGCCCCGTCACGTTGCAGTGTAACGTGACTGGTTCCCCGCGTTCAACGTACTGTTCTCCGCTGATGGTGATTTCCATGGCTTCTGCTTTGGAATCTGAATAAATAGAGAGCGTGAACATAGGCAACGCATGTTTTCGGATATATAAAGGAATGGGGATGGAATAAACATTGAAAATCCACTGTGTCAATGTTCATTAAAGACAATGATGCTACTTTGTGATGAAGTCAAAGTAAAACGTATATTAGCTTGGTGTGGTGTTGTTTACAATTTGGAAACAAGTGTGTCAGGCTGTCACATTTATTGACGTTTGCTAGCTACCATTATCATACAAGTTTACACAGTTTTGTGAATACTTAAAACAGGATGTCATCTGTTGATTACCTTCTTATGCTACTTCTCCAAGTTTATATGTAAAGTATTATTTGCATATGGCCTTTGCAAGTTTTCAATTAGCATATAACTGCGGTTGTCCATGAAAAAGTCATTTTATAGGAGCAGTAATAAAACAGGAATCATGATGACACCACGAGATATATTTTTCCACGAGACGAAATAAAACTGGAAACATGACAACGCCTCGCAATAAGAATGTCAACGTTGAGTCATTAGTTCAACATAAATAATAAGCCAATGCCAAGTTTCGTCTGTATTTAAGCTACGAACagtagcggaaagtgtcgtccctgattaaaatgtgcggactgcagaggataatttgggacgacactttacggacatgcattttACCCTTTGCACAGAGCTCATCTCATTTTAATGTACAGGCAACTCCACCCAATTTATCCTATAATGCCTGTGTACCGCTGTCTAaatgtaagctacctacacaaaCACTGAATAGCATTATCTTCACCGATACCCAAATTATTCAGCCTAAACCGTCCTCTGATGTTAAGTAGCAAAGACCTTAACGTTGATCCGAAACGTTCCAAACAGTACCAAAGTAGGCATCCATGCTTGATATATCCAAAATTTAATCCATAATGGGGAATGCAAACTAAATTAATTGAACTTACACCACATGCTGGACGCCACCCACTCGCAATTTTGAAccaaatttgaaaaagaaaacattaTTGGCAACTTTGTCGCAAACCATGTTAAAAATTGGAAAACCGtgttaaacattgttaaaattgaaaaaatcatagctatgaacaaaacaaaaaataaattttcaaCATAAATGCATAAATGATAACTTATATTTTATAAGTGATCATTTGAAATACACGAATAACCTACTCTGTCATATTGTTATAAGTAAAAAAGTATTAGATGTTAGAGGTGTATTTTCAAAGTATTGTTAAGTGTAACCATGTTAATATAATAATCACAATAGTCTGTGATAGAGACATATACTTTGTTTAATGTATACACATATGCCAATTCGCTAGTCGATTATTCATTATTTATCCGTGTGTGTttgatgttttaaatacataattaactTCGTAATCTCATGTTCAAGGTTAATAAGTACCATGCTGTGAATTATAGGGAAATTAAACACGttatatattgttgttgttttctcgtAGACTTTTCTATCTATGAATTTTAGCGATGTAGCATTAAATTAATGCTGATAATATATCTCACTGGGACACATGAAAAGACGAAAATGTGCGTTTTATGTTCAGTTGGGTAAAGTGCTGTCTGACTGCGTACTTACACAAATATGTTCTCTCACTTCCCAAATTTGAATACAAATTAGCTTGGGTTGTATTTAAAGTGAGATActactaataattataatataattacaaCTATACATAACGACATTAatatatgtgatgatgatgatgatgatgctgatgatgatgctgctgctgctgctgctgctgctgctgctgctgctgatgatgatgatgatgatgatgatgatgatgatgatgatgatgatgatgatggtgatgatgatgatgatgatgatgatgatgatgatgatgatgatgatgatgatgatgatgatgatgatgatgatgcaccTCTGaatggaaaatatgtttttttaaacaataataaggCATAGCGGTAAAACAATGAATTTCAGGTACATATGTACAGCGGCAATCTTAACTAGTTAAATTAATATAGAGACAAACGGAATATCCAAAACCAACAAAAATTGAAAAGCGGACACCACGTcaaattaaagtaaaacaataccaACCGATTACAGTAAGTGAGACCAGTCTCCTTATGTTCCTATTGGTTGATGCCACCTGGCACTCATACATGCCCTCGTCTTCAGGTTGCACATTTTTAATCATTAGATCCCATTGGTTCTTAAAGTCTACGTGACCAATCTGTATACGGTCGTCTGCAACAACGGTCAACGTACCGGATGTCAGTGGAAAAGAATGTTCATGTCGCCTCCAAACGACCTTCATAAGTAGAACATAGTGTATAGATGTAAGTATGCatacttttaaataatttaaatttgattaacgCTACACTGTGTTGACCAATTCATTTTGTTTGAatagtttaataatattattcaCCGGAAgtaatgtatatattaaaatgcatcAAAATGAGTTGATAATGATGGTCATTTAAACGATATCAAACATAAATCTATTTAATTGGAGTTAAGAGAAGTATCAAACAATCAGACCTAAAATGTACATGTCATTGCTTTGGGATGCAGAAATCGACATTCAAAGACCACTTTGATCTTAATAAATGTAAGGCTCAAGTATGCTCATTTCCGATTCGACGGCTTAGAGACAATTTATCATTGTTAATGAAGAACATTATTGCAATAAATTCCCAGCTTTTACTATAGAGATCGATGTTTTACTGAAATGCTATAAAACTTGGCGGTGCAAATTCATATCTGCAGAAAATTAACCGATGaaatattaaacttaaaaatTGATGGATTTGGCCGCCGATTAAGATATAAGATGTTCTTGATCTTCAATGAGTATCTCTTAGATATGACCGATAAATTAGTACATAATGGATACAGTTTATCTGACCGTTTAGGGCATTGCAAGCGTGCATAACAGGCATATATTCTTCAAATCCAAACCcacagtttaaacacaaaatgttatTATTGAAAATAGATTTGTCTTTATCAACCGCTttgcagaaaaaaacacaaaagtacCATAAGGTCTGAATTGAAAATTTAATGTGTCTTCTAAACCACATTTTGTATAATGTAGAGGTctttgtttgttattaaatatacattagcACGTTCATATTTCCATTTTGTATGAATATCAACGAATCTGTATTAGAAGTATTCCTTGTTATTGATATCTAAAATGCGCGAATTAAGCGGAAAACACCACACGGCTATGAAGAGTACGTACAAGATGCTTCCATAAACATTTCTCCGGTTCCAAACATGTAAGCGTATTTTTTAGTGTTCAAGAACCGTTTGCTATATAGTGAAAATACACTATAATAATTTACATATAAACGGTAATAACGGTAATAATAGCAAACTATTTGACATCAATAACAGATCAGCGATACTTAATTTTGAGAGACACTACACGTTCCTCTTTTACATTGGCGGTTATAGAAAAAGAACTGATGATGCCAAACTGCAATACTGTCTCAATTAGCTCATAAATAGAGAGGTAATTCAGACCGTTTTGGT
Protein-coding sequences here:
- the LOC127846248 gene encoding lachesin-like: MASKVTWWQIGAILLMNAAVVVAEFPASGFNIRPETPAPDFLSSPLNVTFRRGELAVLRCSVYNLGTKTVVWRRHEHSFPLTSGTLTVVADDRIQIGHVDFKNQWDLMIKNVQPEDEGMYECQVASTNRNIRRLVSLTVIDSKAEAMEITISGEQYVERGEPVTLHCNVTGQHYTPDEIDWFRNGEKNPDYTRE